The Plasmodium cynomolgi strain B DNA, scaffold: 0039, whole genome shotgun sequence genome window below encodes:
- a CDS encoding hypothetical protein (putative), with the protein MWGKQIRLYKETNKIDLLKKNEFGKSILSESFNAQDGNILHLVLSHPMSNVREEQGGREVSGMRGGMCSSVGKCVDSASNSHKDTSFTTNLEDAKIIQECTHELLINVKVKVKKGESEEGVIIRIKKIVLNYFVNSFEDGKTSGEEVHSHNDITGINILECCLLISKWISEFFLQNSTPFRNKVLLEHDAWTGLSSISIFAHTNIFRNGTNQGPNQVFITNVNLFTLKQIVTYDYIIGSDLIYDKKNVTSLIDSIKLTLKTNGTFLYVCRKNRDDSQEFFDQLKKGNNNIQLFIPQSH; encoded by the exons ATGTGGGGGAAACAAATTCGCCTGTATAAGGAAACCAACAAAATCGACCtactgaagaaaaacgaattcgGCAAGAGCATCCTGTCGGAGTCCTTCAACGCCCAGGACGGAAATATTTTGCACCTCGTTCTGAGCCACCCCATGTCGAATGTGCGGGAAGAGCAGGGTGGGCGCGAGGTGAGTGGCATGCGCGGCGGCATGTGCAGCAGTGTAGGAAAGTGTGTGGACAGTGCATCCAATAGCCACAAGGACACATCGTTCACGACAAATCTAGAggacgcaaaaataattcaggAGTGCACCCACGAGTTGCTCATCAACGTAAAggtaaaagtaaaaaagggggaaagcgAAGAAGGGGTCATTATacggataaaaaaaattgtattaaactattttgtaaattcatTTGAGGATGGCAAAACATCAGGAGAAGAGGTCCATTCACATAATGACATCACCGGGATTAACATTTTGGAGTGCTGCCTCTTGATAAGCAAATGGATCTCCGAATTTTTCCTCCAGAATAGTACCCCCTTTAGAAATAAAGTGCTATTAGAACACGATGCATGGACTGGATTATCCAGCATTTCGATTTTCGCGCATACGAACATTTTTCGCAACGGAACTAATCAAGGACCGAACCAAGTATTCATTACCAATGTCAATCTATTCACTCTAA AGCAAATTGTCACATATGACTACATTATTGGGAGTGATTTAatatacgataaaaaaaacgtaacgTCACTTATCGATTCAATTAAGTtaactttaaaaacaaatggcacTTTTCTCTATGTGTGTAGAAAGAACAGGGATGACTCACAAGAATTCTTTgatcaattaaaaaaaggaaataacaaCATACAGCTGTTCATCCCCCAGAGTCACTAA